One window of Natrinema sp. SYSU A 869 genomic DNA carries:
- a CDS encoding YihY/virulence factor BrkB family protein — protein MNTESAVSQAKVVKTVFSEKNITFLAGSIAYSAFISLVPLVMFFLLAVSFVDPGLQQRVIELATSNVSQSVGGVIEVMIEQQSGAGAGSTVSASIIGILTLVWGALKVFRGIDTAFSEIYETTTQESFVGQIKNGLLMLITLTLGIIAMVVATSVVAFFSFVPFIEFAVPLLLVVGLVIAFFPMYYLFPEIDVEPRDVLPGTIVGAVGWAVLQVLFQVYASLSGGGGNLIASIILLVTWLYFSGVILLLGAVVNAVIIGRASEVVETRIEPSVLDADMNRDEVAAYLSQLREDLTDHSEGTSPTNVEGMHSVNETTVAERNSPQEPISVTEGTREDEDGTTHEVRLRWRSGSNREE, from the coding sequence ATGAATACCGAGTCGGCTGTGTCGCAGGCGAAGGTAGTCAAGACCGTTTTTAGCGAGAAGAACATCACCTTCCTTGCCGGGAGTATCGCCTACAGCGCGTTCATCTCGCTCGTTCCGCTGGTCATGTTCTTCCTCCTCGCGGTATCGTTCGTTGATCCCGGACTGCAGCAGCGGGTCATCGAGCTCGCTACCAGCAACGTCTCTCAGTCGGTCGGCGGGGTTATCGAGGTGATGATCGAACAACAGTCAGGCGCCGGCGCCGGATCGACCGTCAGCGCGTCCATCATCGGGATTCTCACGCTCGTCTGGGGGGCGCTCAAGGTGTTCCGCGGGATTGACACCGCCTTCTCGGAGATTTACGAGACGACCACGCAGGAGTCGTTCGTCGGCCAAATCAAAAACGGACTGCTGATGCTGATCACTCTCACGCTGGGGATCATCGCGATGGTCGTCGCCACCAGCGTGGTCGCGTTCTTCTCGTTTGTCCCGTTCATCGAGTTTGCGGTCCCCCTGCTGCTCGTCGTCGGGCTCGTTATCGCGTTCTTCCCGATGTATTACCTGTTTCCAGAGATCGACGTCGAGCCACGGGACGTGCTCCCAGGAACGATTGTCGGGGCCGTCGGCTGGGCGGTCCTACAGGTGCTGTTCCAGGTGTATGCATCCCTGAGCGGAGGTGGGGGCAATCTTATCGCGAGTATCATCCTGTTAGTCACCTGGCTGTATTTCAGCGGCGTCATCCTGCTGCTGGGTGCGGTGGTCAACGCAGTCATCATCGGTCGTGCCAGCGAGGTTGTCGAGACGCGGATCGAACCTTCGGTGCTGGATGCAGACATGAACCGCGACGAGGTGGCGGCGTACCTCTCTCAGCTCCGGGAGGATCTTACCGATCACTCCGAGGGGACGTCTCCAACGAACGTCGAGGGAATGCATTCGGTGAACGAGACCACCGTCGCCGAGCGCAACTCGCCACAGGAGCCCATCTCCGTAACCGAGGGGACTCGAGAGGACGAGGACGGAACGACCCATGAGGTGCGCCTGCGATGGCGCTCGGGCAGCAATCGCGAGGAGTAA
- a CDS encoding nucleic acid-binding protein: MSLAVADTGPIIHLDEIDVLHVLSTIDHVLLPQTVYDELAAGTVPPALGDIEYELVEADAAALDVELDPGETAALAVAAERSAVFLTDDLAARNAAAERGVEVHGSIGILVLAYSRGELSKPTAIDHMRALQAETSLFITDAVVERGIALLEASS, translated from the coding sequence GTGAGTCTCGCGGTCGCTGACACGGGGCCCATTATTCATCTCGACGAGATCGATGTGCTCCACGTGCTCTCGACCATCGATCACGTTCTGCTTCCACAGACAGTGTACGATGAACTCGCGGCGGGCACGGTTCCGCCTGCGCTCGGCGACATCGAGTACGAACTCGTCGAGGCCGACGCGGCCGCACTCGATGTGGAGTTGGATCCCGGCGAGACAGCCGCTCTTGCGGTCGCGGCTGAACGTTCAGCGGTGTTTCTGACCGACGACCTTGCAGCCCGGAACGCCGCTGCGGAGCGCGGTGTCGAGGTGCATGGGTCGATCGGGATTCTCGTGCTCGCGTATAGCCGTGGCGAGCTCAGTAAACCGACGGCGATCGACCACATGCGAGCGCTTCAGGCAGAGACGAGCTTGTTTATCACGGACGCAGTCGTGGAGCGAGGGATTGCGCTGCTCGAGGCGTCGTCCTGA
- a CDS encoding PIN domain-containing protein, whose translation MSGPGTTPLFVDTGAFFAHFVATSPRHERARAVMDAIQAGDLRFRPIYTTGYVLSELTTLILRKKNHEKAMDTLSRIRNSPVVTILHSDESQFESVCDEFERFDDQQISFVDHTTSTLASEFDAEHIFAFDSDFRTLGFSLVPDDINLPEE comes from the coding sequence ATGAGCGGCCCAGGAACCACACCCTTGTTCGTTGATACGGGCGCGTTTTTCGCTCATTTTGTTGCAACATCTCCTCGCCACGAGCGTGCTCGTGCAGTGATGGATGCTATCCAAGCAGGTGATCTCCGCTTTCGTCCGATATATACCACGGGATATGTCCTCAGTGAACTGACAACGCTAATCCTGCGTAAGAAGAACCACGAGAAAGCCATGGACACGTTGAGTCGCATCCGGAATTCACCAGTAGTGACTATTCTCCACTCAGATGAATCGCAGTTCGAATCAGTCTGCGATGAATTTGAGCGGTTCGATGACCAGCAGATTTCATTTGTAGATCATACGACTAGCACGCTCGCAAGTGAATTTGACGCGGAACATATCTTCGCCTTCGATAGTGATTTCCGGACGCTGGGATTCTCGCTTGTTCCGGACGACATCAATCTCCCAGAGGAGTGA
- a CDS encoding aspartate aminotransferase family protein yields the protein MSRNEPSSNETIERQYEEYVMPIWKSLNVPIRRATDCTVEDFDGNEYLDVFSGISVTNVGHRNGAVADAATAQLDEFVHGCSYVHPNRPVAELAERLAEITPGDLRKSFFCNSGTEAVEGAIKLARKYTGSKEVVALEMGFHGRTLGSLALTGNHTYKHDMGPTINDAVHAPAPYRYRWPDETRSASEFAARSAAEIEHVIGTHTSDDLAAVVVEPIMGEGGIIVPPEGWLERVREITHDHGALLIVDEVQTGYGRTGAMFASEHVDVTPDILTQAKGIANGLPLGAFTAPPEIADAFDAGDHLSTFGGNPIACAAALATIDELQGGIVAETAEKGRWLSERLTELAADFDVVGETRGRGLMQGVELVDLSATGPRDAAPAPDKTLAAAVADELRERGIIMGVGGYYKNVLRFQPPLTISTEQLDRTLAALRTVLAEATDE from the coding sequence ATGTCCCGCAACGAGCCCTCCTCGAACGAGACCATCGAGCGTCAGTACGAAGAGTACGTGATGCCGATCTGGAAGTCGTTAAACGTTCCCATCCGCCGCGCGACCGACTGTACGGTCGAGGACTTCGACGGGAACGAATATCTCGACGTCTTCTCTGGGATCTCGGTGACGAACGTGGGCCACCGCAACGGTGCGGTCGCCGACGCGGCGACGGCCCAGCTCGACGAGTTCGTCCACGGCTGTTCCTACGTCCATCCGAACAGACCGGTCGCCGAACTGGCCGAACGACTCGCCGAGATCACCCCCGGCGACCTCCGGAAGAGCTTCTTCTGTAACTCCGGAACCGAAGCCGTCGAGGGCGCCATCAAGCTCGCCCGAAAGTACACCGGCAGCAAAGAGGTCGTCGCCCTCGAGATGGGGTTCCACGGCCGGACGCTGGGCAGCCTGGCGCTGACCGGCAATCACACCTACAAACACGACATGGGGCCGACGATCAACGACGCGGTCCACGCACCGGCACCGTACCGCTACCGGTGGCCCGACGAGACGAGGTCGGCGTCCGAATTCGCAGCTCGCTCTGCCGCCGAGATCGAACACGTGATCGGTACCCATACGAGCGACGATCTTGCCGCGGTCGTCGTCGAACCGATCATGGGCGAAGGTGGTATTATTGTGCCACCAGAAGGCTGGCTCGAGCGGGTCCGGGAGATCACTCACGATCACGGCGCGCTCCTCATCGTCGACGAGGTCCAGACGGGCTACGGGCGGACGGGAGCGATGTTCGCCAGTGAGCACGTCGACGTCACCCCCGACATCCTCACGCAGGCCAAGGGCATCGCGAACGGGCTCCCGCTCGGTGCGTTTACCGCGCCACCGGAGATCGCGGACGCGTTCGACGCGGGCGACCATCTCTCGACGTTCGGCGGTAATCCGATCGCCTGTGCCGCCGCGCTGGCGACGATCGACGAACTGCAAGGCGGGATCGTCGCCGAGACCGCGGAGAAAGGGAGGTGGCTCTCGGAGCGCCTCACCGAGCTCGCGGCCGACTTCGACGTCGTCGGCGAGACCCGCGGGCGCGGGCTCATGCAGGGCGTGGAACTCGTCGACCTGAGTGCGACCGGGCCACGCGACGCCGCGCCGGCCCCGGACAAGACGCTCGCGGCGGCCGTTGCCGACGAGCTTCGGGAACGAGGCATCATCATGGGCGTCGGCGGCTACTACAAGAACGTGCTCCGGTTCCAGCCGCCGCTTACGATCTCCACCGAGCAGCTCGACCGAACGCTCGCGGCACTCCGAACGGTGCTCGCGGAGGCAACCGATGAGTGA
- a CDS encoding AAA family ATPase gives MSKYDDLFAETAPADSVFADKGALDPLAEPAEILARGAQERDLATILAGVHDGYLPPTVSIYGPPGTGKTLTTRRVCREFAARHDAVAVEYVNLKECRTLFSAANEILYALTSTKKGAYEGLDGVFTGIWDTLEAYPEWTVLLLDEIDHVQHDTNYEPNEFFYRLLRGEGKLARGISLSVWLVSNELLEVDLRLDSRVASAMSDEAVCFPPYGADELAALLKPRLEQAFRDGAVPTEVRDEGAREAARRWGDARKALTLFRQAGETANDRGFARVTDECIAANLEATEREATIAKLLALPANHFLVLTGVTGWDQGTTIKQPVTTAEIHEIVRSDQVPAALRFGERTIREAVTDLETMGLLETWIDSRGRDGRVKQIETTFDPGWVREAIEPYAATSPAFAAVNDT, from the coding sequence ATGAGCAAGTACGACGACCTCTTCGCCGAGACCGCACCTGCGGACAGCGTCTTCGCCGACAAGGGCGCGCTCGATCCGCTCGCGGAGCCTGCGGAGATCCTCGCCCGCGGTGCCCAGGAACGCGATCTCGCCACGATCCTCGCTGGCGTCCACGACGGCTATCTCCCGCCGACGGTCTCCATCTATGGCCCGCCGGGGACCGGCAAGACGCTGACGACGCGGCGGGTCTGCCGCGAGTTCGCCGCCCGCCACGACGCCGTTGCGGTGGAGTACGTGAATCTCAAGGAGTGTCGCACGCTCTTTAGCGCCGCCAACGAGATCCTGTACGCGCTGACCAGCACCAAGAAGGGTGCCTACGAGGGGTTGGATGGCGTCTTCACGGGGATCTGGGACACGCTCGAGGCGTATCCTGAGTGGACTGTCCTGCTGCTCGACGAGATCGACCACGTCCAGCACGACACGAACTACGAGCCCAACGAGTTCTTCTACCGGCTGCTCCGCGGCGAGGGGAAGCTCGCCCGCGGGATCTCGCTCTCGGTCTGGCTAGTGAGCAACGAGTTGCTCGAGGTCGACCTCCGGCTGGACAGCCGCGTCGCAAGCGCGATGAGCGACGAGGCGGTCTGCTTCCCGCCGTACGGGGCCGATGAGTTAGCGGCACTCCTCAAGCCCCGACTCGAGCAGGCGTTTCGTGACGGCGCGGTGCCGACGGAGGTCCGCGACGAGGGCGCCCGGGAGGCGGCCCGGCGGTGGGGCGACGCCCGGAAGGCTCTGACGCTCTTTCGCCAGGCCGGCGAGACGGCCAACGACCGCGGGTTCGCCCGGGTGACCGACGAGTGCATCGCGGCGAACCTCGAGGCGACCGAACGCGAGGCGACCATCGCGAAACTGCTCGCCTTGCCGGCAAACCACTTCCTCGTGCTCACCGGCGTGACGGGCTGGGATCAGGGGACGACGATCAAACAGCCCGTGACGACGGCGGAGATTCACGAAATCGTGCGGAGCGACCAGGTCCCGGCCGCCCTCCGCTTCGGCGAGCGCACGATCCGCGAGGCCGTCACCGATCTCGAGACGATGGGCCTCCTCGAGACCTGGATCGACTCACGGGGCCGTGACGGCCGGGTCAAACAGATCGAGACGACGTTCGACCCCGGTTGGGTTCGGGAGGCGATCGAACCCTACGCCGCGACGTCGCCGGCGTTCGCCGCTGTCAACGATACTTAA
- a CDS encoding agmatinase family protein — protein MSEDRSRARAFRERHDGAGLELAYAGQQTFLKGEPRDVEDLDDVDVAVLGAPLDAAASNRPGARYGPAAVREASTWWAYLSGYKGGLTNMNTRAQVDFSDLTVADCGDVPVFPQDQETSAESITAHVATAAERAFPVMIGGDHYCTYPAYRGFAEAIDAERVGLVQIDAHTDTAEESPIFGEHFHGSPTRLIAESDYGDYANISQIGIRGYESPGFFDFAEETGLGLYTMRDVHERGIRDIVTDAIDHAADGADAVYLTFDIDSVDPSVAPGTGTPEPAGLSSRQALTIMEILGTHDAIGAADLMEVAPDHDPTRSTQTLAAYLLVTLLERQFAE, from the coding sequence ATGAGTGAGGATCGATCGCGCGCCCGCGCGTTCCGGGAGCGCCACGACGGGGCCGGTCTCGAACTCGCGTACGCCGGCCAGCAGACGTTTCTCAAGGGCGAGCCGCGAGACGTCGAGGACCTCGACGACGTCGACGTCGCCGTGCTGGGCGCCCCCCTCGACGCCGCTGCGAGCAACAGACCGGGCGCACGCTACGGCCCAGCGGCCGTTCGCGAGGCGAGTACCTGGTGGGCGTACCTGTCGGGCTACAAGGGTGGACTGACGAACATGAACACGCGCGCCCAAGTCGACTTCAGCGATCTGACGGTTGCCGACTGCGGCGACGTCCCGGTCTTCCCGCAGGACCAAGAGACGTCCGCGGAGAGCATCACCGCACACGTCGCGACCGCGGCCGAACGGGCGTTCCCGGTGATGATCGGCGGTGACCACTACTGTACGTATCCCGCCTACCGCGGGTTCGCGGAGGCGATCGACGCCGAGCGCGTCGGTCTCGTGCAGATCGACGCCCACACGGACACCGCCGAGGAGAGTCCGATTTTCGGCGAGCACTTCCACGGCTCGCCCACGCGGCTGATCGCGGAGTCGGACTACGGCGACTACGCGAATATCAGCCAGATCGGGATCCGGGGGTACGAGTCGCCGGGGTTCTTCGACTTCGCCGAGGAGACCGGGCTGGGCCTCTACACGATGCGCGACGTCCACGAACGGGGTATCCGTGACATCGTCACCGACGCGATCGACCACGCCGCCGACGGGGCGGACGCCGTCTACCTGACGTTCGATATCGACTCGGTCGATCCGAGCGTCGCGCCGGGCACGGGGACGCCCGAGCCCGCCGGCCTGAGCAGTCGGCAAGCGCTCACGATCATGGAGATCCTCGGGACGCACGACGCGATCGGCGCCGCGGACCTCATGGAGGTCGCTCCCGACCACGATCCCACGCGATCGACCCAGACGCTGGCTGCCTACCTCCTCGTCACGCTCCTCGAGCGCCAGTTCGCGGAGTAA
- a CDS encoding terminase family protein: MVADYTRSANRLTLTTGATIILGAADSWNRYAGDEFGAIWLDEPSHYEADLHDLLEMLGSRLRGVAGPKVQCWTLTGNGYNDAWEILGQRQDKTGDPIGLAIEVVRASTLDNPYLDPGTRERFERQYADTDREAQALRGGFAAAQGLVYSGFSRDRHVIPHATACERAGDSWRVYGYDAGWDDPRVCLELGKTSYEQLVVLDAFYESESHLEDVRAWLADNGKPRGTIYCDHEPAQIDKLNRAGYSAEKATKDLDEGIAEVRKRLEADGNLPVDNREKVIMVMGGVPGGTHLSSPTGETRRAGEPPCGETASAEATQSEQPTVGLLISERCQHLIREFLGYKADHVGKATAEDHCLDALRYACMSVAGR, from the coding sequence GTGGTCGCCGACTACACCCGCAGCGCCAACCGACTGACGCTGACCACCGGCGCGACGATCATCCTCGGGGCGGCCGACAGCTGGAACCGCTACGCCGGCGACGAGTTCGGCGCCATCTGGCTCGACGAGCCCAGCCACTACGAGGCCGACCTCCACGACCTCCTCGAGATGCTCGGCAGCCGGCTGCGCGGCGTCGCCGGGCCGAAAGTGCAGTGTTGGACGCTGACCGGTAACGGCTACAACGACGCCTGGGAGATCCTCGGCCAGCGCCAGGACAAAACCGGCGACCCGATCGGGCTCGCCATCGAGGTGGTGCGGGCGTCGACGCTCGACAACCCGTATCTCGATCCGGGCACCCGCGAGCGCTTCGAACGCCAGTACGCCGACACCGACCGTGAGGCCCAGGCGCTGCGCGGGGGGTTCGCCGCCGCCCAGGGATTGGTCTACAGCGGTTTCAGCCGCGATCGACATGTGATCCCCCATGCCACCGCTTGCGAGCGTGCCGGCGACAGCTGGCGGGTCTACGGCTACGACGCCGGCTGGGACGACCCTCGGGTCTGTCTCGAACTCGGCAAGACGTCGTACGAGCAACTCGTTGTCCTCGACGCGTTCTACGAGTCGGAAAGTCACCTCGAGGACGTCCGGGCCTGGCTCGCCGACAACGGAAAGCCACGGGGGACGATCTACTGCGATCACGAACCCGCCCAGATCGACAAGCTCAACCGCGCGGGCTACTCCGCCGAGAAAGCGACGAAGGACCTCGACGAGGGGATCGCCGAGGTGCGCAAACGCCTCGAGGCCGACGGCAATCTGCCCGTCGACAACCGTGAGAAGGTAATCATGGTCATGGGTGGGGTTCCCGGCGGCACCCACCTCTCGTCGCCGACGGGGGAAACGCGGCGCGCGGGCGAGCCACCCTGTGGCGAGACAGCCAGCGCTGAGGCAACGCAATCAGAACAGCCCACCGTTGGGCTCCTGATTTCCGAGCGCTGCCAGCACCTGATCCGGGAGTTCCTCGGCTACAAGGCAGACCACGTCGGCAAGGCGACCGCCGAGGACCACTGTCTCGATGCGCTGCGCTACGCCTGCATGAGCGTCGCCGGGCGATAA
- a CDS encoding MarR family transcriptional regulator — MTSCSRQTALAVLVTHGPLEIASLAAHCEAHPLTVAQRCAALQSTGDVRQTTGGVYEITAAGETRLAELAEPTLPSEPAATRPTISRERYVPCDISGTVDEE; from the coding sequence ATGACTTCCTGCTCACGGCAGACAGCCTTGGCCGTGCTTGTCACACACGGTCCGCTCGAAATAGCGTCGCTTGCGGCCCACTGTGAGGCCCATCCACTGACGGTCGCCCAACGGTGTGCCGCCCTGCAGTCGACTGGCGACGTCCGCCAGACCACCGGTGGCGTCTACGAAATTACTGCGGCCGGCGAAACCCGGCTGGCGGAACTGGCCGAGCCAACTCTCCCAAGTGAGCCTGCCGCGACGCGACCGACTATCTCCCGCGAGCGGTATGTTCCGTGCGACATCTCTGGTACCGTCGATGAGGAGTAG
- a CDS encoding TRAM domain-containing protein, producing MGKQRPVDIEDSGDQGDGSARGERGYVSIGPDAAVNELGTVEIKTGNPNVAFGEVGERHAHSEEVR from the coding sequence ATGGGCAAACAGCGTCCTGTCGATATCGAAGATAGTGGCGACCAGGGAGACGGTAGCGCTCGCGGCGAACGAGGGTATGTGAGCATCGGCCCAGATGCTGCGGTGAATGAGCTGGGAACGGTCGAAATCAAGACCGGCAACCCGAATGTGGCCTTCGGCGAGGTCGGTGAGCGTCACGCCCACTCCGAAGAAGTCAGATAA
- a CDS encoding helix-turn-helix domain-containing protein — MSGNTGRDESGQFESELDNEDIMSYFIKGRPFHTAQEVADRFGIDRSTAYRRLSRLEDEDRLEKVSLGSRTVVWWYTADTEATPDEIGPDDPLFSAPKFSVDEPVDEDEIDDVLYGEIEG, encoded by the coding sequence ATGTCTGGGAACACCGGACGCGACGAAAGTGGACAGTTTGAGTCTGAGCTTGACAACGAGGACATCATGAGCTACTTCATCAAAGGACGGCCATTCCACACCGCACAAGAGGTGGCAGACCGGTTTGGTATTGACCGGTCAACCGCATACCGACGGTTGAGTCGGTTAGAAGACGAGGATAGACTTGAGAAGGTTTCTCTTGGCAGTCGAACGGTTGTCTGGTGGTACACAGCGGACACGGAAGCAACTCCCGATGAGATCGGTCCTGATGACCCGCTCTTCTCTGCTCCAAAGTTCTCAGTTGATGAGCCCGTTGATGAAGACGAGATTGACGATGTCCTCTACGGCGAGATTGAGGGATGA
- a CDS encoding NrpR regulatory domain-containing protein — translation MPENLDRRAYDLLRLIDGHEPIGSIRLVDLLNRHGYSIKSRTVRLMLSNLDDAGYTKKIPGKGRCLTPEGQSELERGHVGARLEQVRERIRTLTGQVTYDPFEDTGEVVAASITVPRAELDAALDAIEPLAETPLGPIRLAIEEDVFASADSESADLVRLSAPSSITLDGVLLSRGINAELRTAGIVEYYAGHDADAFPHEGAFDPDNGGAVLRYTDAISGEGSTVDVVSLLTEAGRTAVRPAFDDSDVPALFVVDNREFPLTRYDEAVDLAIEARDRLGGVLDVRKPREDGPFPTEKPGWGFASMTYGAVGELVLSLLTADGYAESWETLSGLVPRSRFERVSVVRARRT, via the coding sequence ATGCCCGAGAATCTCGACCGTCGAGCGTACGATCTCCTCCGCCTCATCGACGGTCACGAACCGATCGGTAGTATCCGGCTGGTCGACCTGCTGAACCGGCACGGGTATTCCATCAAGAGCCGCACCGTGCGCCTCATGCTCTCGAACCTGGACGACGCCGGCTATACCAAGAAAATACCCGGGAAGGGGCGCTGTCTGACGCCGGAGGGCCAGTCGGAACTCGAGCGGGGCCACGTCGGCGCCCGCCTCGAGCAGGTCCGCGAGCGGATCCGAACGCTGACCGGGCAAGTCACGTACGATCCGTTCGAGGACACCGGTGAGGTCGTCGCCGCCTCCATCACCGTCCCGCGGGCGGAGCTCGACGCCGCACTGGATGCGATCGAACCGCTCGCCGAGACGCCGCTCGGGCCGATCCGGCTCGCGATCGAGGAGGACGTGTTCGCAAGCGCCGACAGCGAATCGGCCGACCTAGTGCGCCTCTCTGCCCCCTCGAGTATCACGCTCGACGGGGTGTTGCTCTCGCGCGGCATCAACGCCGAGCTCCGGACGGCCGGCATCGTCGAGTACTATGCGGGCCATGACGCCGACGCGTTTCCCCACGAGGGGGCGTTCGATCCCGACAACGGCGGGGCAGTCCTGCGGTATACGGATGCGATCAGCGGCGAGGGATCGACGGTCGACGTCGTCAGTCTGTTGACCGAAGCGGGGCGCACCGCGGTCCGGCCCGCGTTCGACGACAGCGACGTGCCCGCCCTGTTCGTGGTCGACAACCGGGAGTTCCCGCTCACGCGGTACGACGAGGCCGTGGACCTCGCGATCGAGGCGCGCGATCGACTCGGTGGGGTCCTCGACGTCCGGAAGCCCCGCGAGGACGGCCCGTTCCCGACTGAAAAACCGGGTTGGGGGTTCGCGTCGATGACCTACGGGGCGGTCGGCGAACTCGTCCTCTCGCTACTGACGGCGGACGGCTACGCCGAGTCGTGGGAAACGCTGTCCGGCCTCGTGCCGCGCTCGCGGTTCGAGCGGGTCTCGGTCGTGCGGGCCCGCCGGACGTAG
- a CDS encoding MarR family transcriptional regulator, which produces MTSCSRQTALAVLAAHGPLEIAPLAAHCEAHPLTVAQRCAALQSTGDVRQTTGGVYEITAAGETRLAELAEPTLPSEPAATRPTIPRERYVPCDVSGTVDEE; this is translated from the coding sequence ATGACTTCCTGCTCACGGCAGACGGCCTTGGCCGTGCTTGCCGCACACGGTCCGCTCGAAATAGCGCCGCTTGCGGCCCACTGTGAGGCCCATCCACTGACGGTCGCCCAACGGTGTGCCGCCCTGCAGTCGACTGGCGACGTCCGCCAGACCACCGGTGGCGTCTACGAAATTACTGCGGCCGGCGAAACCCGGCTGGCGGAACTGGCCGAGCCAACTCTCCCAAGTGAGCCTGCCGCGACGCGACCGACTATCCCCCGCGAGCGGTATGTTCCGTGCGACGTCTCTGGTACCGTCGATGAGGAGTAG
- a CDS encoding sodium:solute symporter produces MVVSPIDTGVLTLYMLGLLAVGYWGYQKSDTLDDYLVAGRNIPIWMYIPVMSAVILGGASTIGGGGLGYQNGISGAWLVIMLGLGTIALGLLISTNLASLKAYSLGEVLERRYDRYSGTIGAVIAGIYALTLAITQTIAIGKVLSVLFGFEQNTMILAAGAIVISYTMLGGMLSVTITDFVQWCIMTVGIFFLALPLGLDAVGGFSGLAAELNPSYFDITAIGWQTIASYFLLYVLGIMIGQDVWQRVFTADSTETARTGTIAAGSFAVVYGIVTALLGAIAVVLLPNLADPELALPRLILEIVPVGFSGLILAGFISAMMSTADSALLASSTLFTNDVYKRFVNPDASDETYARVSRTLILVLGVVMVYAAIAIGNVVQALSLTYALLSGSIFVPIFAAFFWERATWQGALSSIFISATVVIATIWLHGFASNLPIIYGLATSVVSFTTVSLLTGPPAQEKLSAWVDSLDSSPSAD; encoded by the coding sequence ATGGTAGTGTCGCCCATTGACACAGGTGTACTGACACTCTACATGCTCGGCCTGCTCGCTGTCGGGTACTGGGGGTATCAAAAATCGGACACGCTCGACGACTATCTCGTTGCGGGTCGGAACATTCCGATCTGGATGTACATACCCGTCATGTCGGCCGTCATCCTCGGCGGCGCCTCGACGATCGGCGGTGGCGGCCTCGGCTACCAGAACGGGATCTCCGGGGCGTGGCTCGTCATTATGCTCGGGCTCGGCACCATCGCGCTTGGGCTCCTGATATCGACGAATCTCGCCAGTCTCAAGGCCTATTCGCTCGGCGAGGTCCTCGAGCGGCGGTACGACCGCTACTCCGGGACGATCGGGGCCGTCATTGCCGGGATCTACGCGCTCACGCTCGCGATCACGCAGACGATCGCGATCGGCAAGGTGTTGAGCGTCCTGTTCGGCTTCGAGCAGAACACGATGATTCTGGCTGCCGGGGCCATCGTCATCAGTTACACGATGCTGGGCGGAATGCTCTCCGTGACGATCACCGACTTCGTCCAGTGGTGTATCATGACGGTCGGAATCTTCTTCCTCGCCCTGCCGCTCGGCCTGGACGCCGTCGGCGGTTTCTCCGGCCTCGCGGCCGAACTGAATCCCTCGTACTTCGATATCACCGCGATCGGGTGGCAGACGATTGCCAGCTATTTCCTGCTGTACGTCCTCGGCATCATGATTGGTCAGGACGTCTGGCAGCGGGTCTTTACGGCCGACTCGACGGAGACCGCCCGCACGGGCACGATCGCGGCCGGGTCGTTCGCCGTCGTCTACGGAATCGTCACCGCCCTCCTCGGGGCGATCGCCGTCGTGCTCCTCCCGAACCTCGCGGATCCCGAACTCGCGCTCCCGCGGTTGATCCTGGAAATCGTGCCGGTCGGCTTCTCGGGTCTCATCCTCGCGGGCTTCATCTCGGCGATGATGTCGACCGCGGACTCGGCGCTGCTCGCCTCGAGTACCCTGTTCACGAATGACGTGTACAAACGCTTCGTCAATCCCGACGCCTCGGACGAGACCTATGCGCGCGTCTCCCGTACACTCATCCTCGTACTCGGCGTCGTGATGGTCTACGCGGCGATCGCGATCGGCAACGTTGTCCAGGCTCTGTCGCTGACCTATGCCCTGCTGAGCGGAAGCATCTTCGTGCCCATCTTCGCGGCGTTCTTTTGGGAGAGGGCGACGTGGCAAGGCGCCCTCTCATCAATCTTCATCAGCGCGACCGTCGTGATCGCGACCATCTGGCTGCACGGCTTCGCGTCGAACCTCCCGATCATCTACGGCCTAGCCACGAGCGTGGTTTCGTTCACAACAGTGAGTCTCCTCACCGGGCCGCCCGCACAGGAGAAACTCAGCGCCTGGGTCGACAGCCTCGACTCGTCGCCATCTGCTGACTGA